Proteins encoded in a region of the Gemmatimonadota bacterium genome:
- a CDS encoding creatininase family protein, translated as MHQTFSGILEEMTIDDVRSLAPNVAVIPIGSTEPHGPALPYGTDNFQVEYVAYGGTRKANEMGGRVVCLPTQRVSLNNNFRAFPFACRMQVPTFMNLLKDLVAMCRAENVHRIVFINGHGGNPDTIRATQRDLAAQDGLFTCLISTGSCASEDAKAIWENRSDHAGEEETSQILFLRPELVREDLIANNPPQYPKLKTLREFDIHFVRPWHLYLPTSAGGDARKASAQKGETVLNSAVEGTGRFLAELSQAEDSETFPY; from the coding sequence ATGCACCAGACTTTCTCAGGTATCCTGGAAGAAATGACCATTGACGATGTGCGATCACTCGCGCCCAATGTGGCGGTCATCCCCATAGGCTCCACCGAACCGCACGGACCTGCATTGCCCTATGGAACGGACAACTTTCAGGTCGAATACGTCGCTTATGGAGGCACGCGCAAAGCCAATGAAATGGGTGGTCGCGTCGTGTGTTTGCCCACGCAGCGGGTGAGCTTAAACAACAACTTCCGCGCTTTCCCATTCGCGTGCCGCATGCAAGTCCCCACATTTATGAACCTGTTGAAAGACCTCGTGGCAATGTGCCGCGCGGAAAATGTACACCGCATTGTATTCATCAATGGTCACGGCGGCAATCCCGACACCATCCGCGCAACACAGCGCGATTTGGCCGCACAAGACGGACTCTTCACCTGCTTGATCAGCACGGGATCCTGTGCATCGGAAGACGCAAAAGCTATTTGGGAAAATCGCAGCGATCACGCAGGCGAAGAAGAAACCTCCCAAATCCTGTTCTTGCGCCCCGAACTCGTGCGCGAAGACCTGATAGCCAACAACCCTCCCCAGTATCCCAAATTGAAAACACTGCGAGAATTTGACATCCACTTTGTACGCCCCTGGCATTTGTATTTGCCCACATCCGCTGGCGGCGACGCGCGAAAAGCCTCGGCGCAAAAAGGCGAGACCGTCTTAAACTCAGCCG